The following are encoded together in the uncultured Sphaerochaeta sp. genome:
- the rpmF gene encoding 50S ribosomal protein L32, translated as MATPKYKTSKASAASRKAANMRLATPTLSRCSTCGNMVLPHRVCPKCGFYRGVQVIELQDK; from the coding sequence ATGGCAACACCGAAATATAAGACTTCCAAAGCAAGCGCAGCATCAAGAAAGGCTGCTAACATGCGTCTTGCAACCCCGACACTCTCTCGTTGTAGCACCTGTGGGAATATGGTTCTTCCTCACCGTGTCTGCCCGAAGTGCGGTTTCTACCGCGGCGTGCAGGTCATTGAGTTGCAGGATAAATAA
- a CDS encoding ribonuclease HII has protein sequence MLFDMNDEKGVVCGLDEAGRGPLAGPVVAAAVVLPADFPIAILGDSKQLSEKQRLDAEIIIKEQSLAWAVACATAQEIDKINILQASLLAMKRAYEKVKAHISIDTALVDGNQRPNLDCTVQAIVKGDATIPEIMAASILAKNQRDRYMVLCDAKWPIYHFAKHKGYPTKEHRDACLLYGLSPIHRKTFSIKQEGSRKQEKQQSLF, from the coding sequence ATGCTGTTTGACATGAACGATGAGAAGGGAGTTGTCTGTGGCTTGGATGAAGCTGGGCGAGGTCCCCTAGCTGGTCCTGTAGTGGCTGCTGCAGTAGTACTTCCTGCAGATTTTCCCATTGCAATCCTAGGTGATTCAAAGCAACTCTCTGAGAAGCAACGTCTTGACGCTGAAATCATCATCAAGGAGCAGTCTCTTGCCTGGGCTGTTGCTTGTGCAACTGCACAGGAGATCGATAAGATCAATATCCTTCAGGCTTCCCTGCTCGCCATGAAACGTGCTTACGAGAAAGTCAAAGCGCACATTTCAATCGATACAGCACTTGTGGATGGAAACCAGAGACCTAATCTTGATTGTACGGTACAGGCAATCGTAAAGGGGGATGCCACGATTCCTGAGATTATGGCAGCATCCATCTTGGCAAAGAACCAACGTGACCGTTATATGGTGCTTTGTGACGCAAAGTGGCCGATCTATCATTTCGCAAAGCATAAGGGCTACCCTACCAAGGAACACAGGGATGCCTGTCTACTCTATGGACTCTCTCCCATTCATCGGAAAACATTTTCCATCAAACAGGAAGGGTCAAGAAAACAGGAGAAGCAACAGTCACTTTTCTAG
- a CDS encoding AAA family ATPase, protein MFLKSLELYGFKSFPDKVSLDFADGITSLLGPNGCGKSNIVDAIKWVLGEQSTKTLRAGKMEDVIFNGTDNRKPLQVAEVSLVISNEEHHLPLDAPEVEIRRRIFRTGESEYYLNKNRVLLKNIRELFFDTGVGKSAYSILEQGKIDQILSSKPEDRRYIFEEAAGISRFKVQSQEAERKLARTDENIMQVETILKEVKRTYETKKNQASKAISYRELKTEQFSLEVDVQLSTLKSFLLLRENKIEQKQRSEEAYAAQRGSLTEFDQEIEQLQEELRALGAQRISKQTELQRLDEATKGRSDKLDLLTQRFRDFLQQKDQAGARAELIQEHIERDTEEIDQKLTDIAGLDDSIEQLQAETEQNQRSLEQTKTLITNQNQEMLDLEDANSHYEAESDTLSLRIKELGDVIVVQLEEKLKQSGYTLENKEKARTALLKSIEHLKGRIADEQTFLATLKQKGISSEDLLDRQTQFQGGLLKELAQVQALFDSYEAMQPTFLDELISDEGTISEKRKLDQEMVNLRKQIQTNRERIAYLREENSILTQALERYQEAISDQKVAMNQLLTQKQGAKEWVTKLQRSLTEQEYQYKDALKLSETAQERIYETQEDIRSVEAEVGQIKERIAILNAELKDLVVVIDEQSRIIREKQEQKNTSYEQLQTLRTEKEKLELQIDQLATNITGVYTTFFENYGKSLKEFENRLDEEVPDIPVLKSRLDEVRRKIDGMGYINQMAEEEYAEVKEQYDFLSKQLDDLYKAKNDLDTVITQIKTRSEELFIASYKQIAHNFQEMFRRLFGGGKAELTLVEPDNVLESGIDILAQPPGKKLTHLSLLSGGERSMTAVALLFATYQVKPSPFCVLDEIDAALDDRNIGYFLSVLDEFAMKSQFIIITHNKHTVMGSQTLLGVTQMEPGVSSMVSYKIGNVAGEDVILNDDQELVTIEE, encoded by the coding sequence TTGTTTCTAAAAAGCTTGGAACTATATGGCTTCAAATCTTTCCCAGATAAGGTCAGCTTGGATTTTGCCGATGGAATCACCAGTTTGCTCGGTCCCAATGGATGTGGAAAGAGCAATATTGTCGATGCCATCAAGTGGGTATTGGGAGAGCAATCCACCAAGACCCTGCGTGCTGGGAAGATGGAGGACGTTATATTCAATGGAACAGACAATCGTAAACCACTCCAAGTTGCAGAAGTCTCCCTGGTAATCTCAAATGAAGAACATCATCTTCCTCTTGATGCACCAGAAGTGGAGATCAGACGAAGAATTTTCCGTACAGGGGAAAGCGAGTACTACCTGAACAAGAATCGAGTCTTGCTCAAGAATATCAGGGAACTTTTCTTTGACACTGGAGTCGGCAAGAGCGCCTATTCCATTTTGGAACAAGGCAAGATTGACCAAATCCTCTCATCAAAACCTGAAGACCGACGATATATCTTTGAAGAAGCCGCTGGAATAAGTCGTTTCAAAGTCCAGAGCCAGGAAGCAGAACGTAAACTTGCACGAACTGACGAGAACATTATGCAAGTGGAAACCATCCTCAAGGAAGTGAAGAGAACCTACGAGACAAAGAAGAATCAGGCATCGAAGGCAATCAGCTACCGAGAGCTCAAGACTGAACAGTTCTCTTTGGAAGTCGATGTGCAGTTGTCAACACTAAAATCTTTTCTCCTGTTGCGCGAGAATAAAATTGAGCAGAAACAGCGCTCAGAGGAAGCTTATGCAGCGCAGAGAGGATCACTTACAGAGTTTGATCAGGAGATTGAACAGCTACAGGAAGAGCTTCGTGCCCTTGGGGCACAGCGAATCAGCAAGCAGACTGAACTGCAGAGGCTGGATGAAGCTACCAAAGGAAGGTCGGATAAGCTTGATTTGCTTACTCAACGATTCCGTGATTTCCTGCAGCAGAAAGACCAGGCTGGTGCAAGAGCAGAACTGATTCAGGAACACATCGAACGAGACACTGAGGAAATAGACCAGAAACTCACCGATATTGCAGGCCTTGATGACTCGATCGAACAACTGCAGGCAGAGACAGAGCAAAACCAGCGATCCTTGGAGCAGACAAAGACCCTGATCACAAACCAGAATCAGGAAATGCTCGATCTTGAAGATGCCAATAGCCATTATGAAGCAGAGAGTGATACACTTTCCCTGAGGATCAAGGAGCTGGGGGACGTTATCGTTGTCCAACTGGAAGAGAAACTGAAACAGAGTGGCTATACCCTTGAAAACAAGGAAAAGGCGAGAACTGCGCTGCTTAAGAGTATAGAGCATCTGAAGGGTCGTATTGCTGATGAGCAAACCTTTCTTGCGACGCTGAAACAGAAAGGAATCTCTTCAGAAGATCTTCTGGACAGACAGACCCAGTTCCAAGGAGGGCTTTTGAAAGAACTTGCCCAGGTCCAGGCTCTCTTTGATTCCTATGAGGCAATGCAACCAACCTTTCTTGATGAACTCATCTCTGATGAGGGGACCATCAGCGAGAAACGTAAACTCGATCAGGAAATGGTCAATCTGAGAAAACAGATCCAGACCAACCGTGAAAGAATTGCCTATCTCAGGGAGGAGAATAGTATACTCACTCAGGCTTTGGAACGTTACCAGGAAGCCATTAGTGACCAGAAGGTTGCAATGAATCAACTCCTCACCCAAAAACAGGGAGCCAAAGAGTGGGTAACAAAACTGCAGCGTTCTCTTACCGAGCAAGAGTACCAATATAAGGATGCGCTGAAGCTCAGCGAGACAGCCCAAGAGAGAATCTATGAAACCCAGGAAGATATCCGCAGCGTTGAAGCTGAAGTAGGGCAGATAAAAGAGCGGATAGCTATCCTGAATGCAGAGCTCAAGGATCTAGTTGTAGTCATAGATGAGCAGAGCAGGATTATCCGGGAAAAGCAGGAACAGAAGAACACCTCGTATGAGCAATTGCAAACGCTCCGAACAGAGAAAGAGAAGCTGGAATTGCAGATTGACCAGCTTGCTACCAATATCACAGGAGTGTACACCACGTTCTTTGAGAACTACGGTAAGAGCTTGAAGGAGTTTGAGAATCGTCTGGACGAAGAAGTTCCGGATATTCCTGTACTAAAAAGCCGCCTGGATGAAGTCAGACGGAAGATTGATGGAATGGGGTACATCAACCAGATGGCTGAGGAAGAGTATGCTGAGGTAAAAGAACAATACGATTTCCTGAGCAAGCAATTGGATGACCTTTACAAGGCCAAGAACGATTTGGATACCGTCATCACCCAGATCAAGACCCGTAGTGAAGAACTCTTCATTGCTTCCTATAAGCAGATTGCACATAACTTCCAGGAGATGTTTCGTCGTCTATTTGGTGGGGGCAAAGCTGAGCTCACTCTGGTGGAGCCTGACAACGTTTTGGAAAGTGGCATTGACATTCTGGCTCAACCTCCAGGGAAGAAGCTTACCCACCTCTCGCTCTTGAGTGGAGGGGAGCGGTCGATGACTGCTGTAGCACTGCTGTTTGCCACCTATCAGGTCAAGCCTTCTCCTTTCTGTGTTCTCGATGAGATTGACGCAGCGCTCGATGATCGGAATATCGGGTATTTCCTCTCCGTATTGGATGAATTTGCCATGAAGAGCCAGTTCATCATCATCACCCATAATAAGCATACTGTCATGGGAAGCCAGACCCTTTTGGGGGTAACCCAGATGGAACCAGGGGTTTCCAGCATGGTCAGTTACAAGATCGGCAATGTGGCCGGCGAGGATGTAATCCTCAACGACGACCAAGAACTGGTAACCATAGAAGAATAG
- a CDS encoding DUF1848 domain-containing protein: MILSASRRTDIPALYADWFLNRIRERYVLNRNPINPSQVSRIDLSPELIDCIVFWTKNPAPLIPKLKELDPYHYYFQFTLTPYGQDVEPGLPSKHTSLVETFLHLSERIGKERVIWRYDPILLTDTYTISHHIQAFSDFASLLKDATEQCIISFIDFPTRKFSEMSDLGYRSPDFNEMHTIARAFSAIAQENGITLATCAEDIDLAAYGIAHGKCIDDALISRISGKPLTLKKDTNQRAACGCVQSVDIGMYNTCTHGCKYCYASFSNEVLLYNRGNYDPFSPLLYSKITKNDVIHERKDAQSRNALQPDLPFVSS; this comes from the coding sequence ATGATACTCAGCGCAAGCAGAAGAACCGATATTCCAGCCCTCTATGCAGATTGGTTCCTGAATAGGATCAGAGAGCGGTATGTCCTTAATCGAAATCCCATCAATCCAAGTCAGGTCAGTAGGATCGATCTATCACCAGAACTCATTGATTGCATTGTATTCTGGACGAAGAATCCTGCACCACTTATTCCAAAACTGAAAGAACTGGACCCGTATCACTACTATTTCCAGTTTACGCTTACACCATATGGACAAGATGTAGAACCTGGCCTACCTAGTAAACACACATCGCTGGTAGAAACCTTCTTGCACCTCTCTGAACGCATTGGAAAAGAACGCGTAATTTGGAGATACGACCCAATTCTGCTTACCGATACGTACACGATTTCGCATCATATACAAGCATTTTCTGATTTTGCCTCACTACTGAAGGATGCAACCGAGCAATGCATTATCAGTTTTATCGATTTTCCTACAAGAAAGTTCAGTGAAATGAGTGACCTAGGATATCGTTCCCCTGATTTCAATGAAATGCATACGATTGCAAGAGCATTTTCTGCAATCGCACAAGAGAATGGAATTACCCTTGCAACCTGCGCAGAAGACATAGACTTGGCAGCCTATGGTATTGCCCATGGAAAATGCATTGATGATGCCTTGATCTCTCGAATCTCCGGAAAACCTCTAACACTCAAGAAGGATACCAACCAAAGAGCAGCATGTGGTTGTGTGCAGAGTGTTGATATCGGTATGTACAATACATGTACTCATGGATGTAAATACTGCTATGCCTCTTTCAGCAACGAAGTACTTTTATACAATCGTGGGAACTACGATCCATTTTCTCCCCTGCTGTATAGCAAGATCACAAAGAATGATGTCATCCATGAAAGAAAAGATGCACAATCCAGGAACGCTTTACAGCCAGATCTACCATTCGTATCGTCATAG
- the rplS gene encoding 50S ribosomal protein L19 produces the protein MDVIKAIESEQMKENAENFCVGDTVKVFFKIVEGTNERVQVFEGLVIAKNNGGIRRTFVVRKISYGVGVERIFPLHSPRVERIEVVRRGRVRRAKLYYIRKKVGKKAKVKELIRRKNA, from the coding sequence ATGGATGTAATTAAGGCTATTGAGTCGGAACAGATGAAGGAAAATGCAGAGAACTTCTGCGTTGGTGATACCGTTAAAGTGTTTTTCAAGATTGTTGAAGGCACCAACGAACGTGTCCAGGTTTTTGAAGGCCTGGTCATTGCAAAAAACAATGGTGGAATTCGCAGGACTTTTGTGGTTCGTAAGATTTCCTACGGTGTAGGTGTGGAAAGAATTTTCCCCTTGCACTCACCTCGTGTTGAAAGAATCGAGGTTGTTCGCAGAGGTCGTGTCAGAAGAGCTAAGCTCTACTACATTCGCAAGAAGGTGGGCAAAAAGGCAAAAGTCAAAGAGCTCATCCGCAGAAAGAACGCCTAA
- the coaD gene encoding pantetheine-phosphate adenylyltransferase has translation MNRKERIAMLPGSFDPPTNGHIDIIERSSHLFEKLYVVVADNVQKQCLFTADERMDMLKDILKEHDNIEVVSYRGLVVDFAREHGVGVMVRGVRALVDFGYEFELAMTNKQLNPDLEVLFMPTSPKYFQLRSSAIKEMAAYGADISPMVPPLVVQMMRNRIKLLTL, from the coding sequence ATGAACAGAAAAGAGCGTATTGCGATGCTTCCCGGTTCTTTCGATCCTCCCACAAACGGGCATATCGATATTATCGAGCGTTCTTCTCATCTCTTTGAGAAACTCTATGTGGTGGTTGCAGACAATGTACAGAAGCAGTGTTTGTTTACCGCTGATGAGAGGATGGATATGCTCAAGGATATTCTCAAGGAACATGATAACATCGAAGTGGTGAGTTATCGTGGGCTGGTGGTTGATTTTGCCCGTGAGCATGGGGTTGGGGTCATGGTACGAGGTGTTCGAGCTTTAGTAGATTTTGGGTATGAGTTTGAATTGGCTATGACCAACAAGCAGCTAAATCCTGACTTGGAGGTACTATTTATGCCGACGAGTCCCAAATATTTTCAACTGAGAAGCAGTGCAATCAAGGAAATGGCGGCCTATGGGGCTGATATTTCCCCTATGGTTCCCCCTCTTGTCGTACAAATGATGAGAAATCGAATCAAGTTGTTGACGCTTTAG
- the trmD gene encoding tRNA (guanosine(37)-N1)-methyltransferase TrmD yields MKIQIVTLFPEMLEGFFENSIMKRAVQSGSVEYEFINFRSFATDKHQSCDDVPYGGGAGMVIKCDPLCKALDSINAKEKRVVYASPSGKRLNHAYAEELSKEDELVFICGHYEGIDQRVIDLYVNDEISIGDYVISSGEVSTLVIIDAVYRLIDGVISSDSLSEESFHGGLLEYPQYTRPETYCSKDVPDVLLSGHHAKIGQWRLQKRLEKTLLNRPDLLETASLDVNSRKILNALKEHSAKGTGDDGCN; encoded by the coding sequence GTGAAGATTCAGATAGTCACCCTATTCCCAGAAATGCTGGAAGGGTTCTTTGAAAACTCGATCATGAAAAGGGCTGTGCAAAGCGGTTCAGTTGAGTATGAGTTCATAAACTTCAGAAGCTTTGCGACAGACAAGCATCAAAGCTGTGATGACGTTCCCTATGGTGGTGGCGCTGGAATGGTGATCAAATGCGATCCCCTGTGCAAGGCGCTTGATTCCATCAATGCAAAAGAGAAGCGGGTGGTGTATGCTTCCCCCTCTGGAAAGCGTCTGAATCATGCATATGCCGAAGAGCTGAGCAAAGAAGATGAGCTGGTCTTTATCTGTGGCCACTATGAAGGTATTGACCAACGTGTGATTGACCTATATGTTAATGACGAGATTAGTATCGGGGATTATGTAATCAGCAGCGGTGAGGTTTCCACCTTGGTAATCATAGACGCTGTTTATCGTTTGATTGATGGTGTGATCAGTAGTGATTCACTCAGTGAAGAGAGTTTTCACGGTGGTTTACTTGAATATCCCCAGTATACTAGGCCTGAGACCTATTGCTCAAAAGATGTCCCTGATGTATTATTGAGCGGGCATCACGCCAAAATTGGCCAGTGGCGACTACAGAAACGGTTGGAAAAGACCTTGTTGAACCGACCGGATTTGTTGGAGACGGCATCTCTTGATGTGAACTCCAGAAAGATTTTAAATGCATTGAAAGAACATAGTGCGAAGGGGACCGGAGACGATGGATGTAATTAA
- the rimM gene encoding ribosome maturation factor RimM (Essential for efficient processing of 16S rRNA), whose product MEELLWTATVKAPFGVNGEVKIHPHNEDCAYLAKIKEVVLRAKDGSEQTFSIESFRMMGSQPLMKFAGFDNPEDARVLNGRHLMVPRKWAAPLKKGQYYVADLIGCALMHDGEHLAEVVSSVDGAQAVMLEVRSPDGALYMVPYLKEFIGEVSLEDRTIELKTPWILA is encoded by the coding sequence ATGGAAGAGTTGCTCTGGACTGCTACCGTGAAAGCTCCTTTTGGAGTGAACGGTGAGGTGAAAATTCATCCTCACAATGAGGACTGTGCCTACCTTGCGAAAATCAAGGAGGTTGTGTTACGTGCGAAGGATGGATCAGAGCAAACTTTCTCTATAGAAAGTTTTCGCATGATGGGTTCACAGCCCTTGATGAAGTTCGCGGGATTCGATAATCCCGAGGATGCAAGGGTGCTTAATGGTCGGCATCTGATGGTTCCCAGAAAATGGGCAGCCCCTTTGAAAAAGGGCCAATACTACGTCGCTGATCTCATTGGTTGTGCTTTGATGCATGATGGTGAGCATCTGGCTGAAGTCGTCAGTAGTGTCGATGGTGCACAGGCTGTGATGCTTGAAGTCCGTAGCCCTGATGGTGCGCTTTATATGGTTCCCTATCTCAAGGAATTCATTGGCGAAGTTAGCCTGGAGGACCGGACGATCGAGTTAAAGACTCCCTGGATTCTTGCGTGA
- the ffh gene encoding signal recognition particle protein: MFDSISDKFSGIMRSLAGKSKITEKNVQEAVEEIKMALLDADVNLRVVRRFINGTMEEATGEKVLKAVDPGQQFVKIVYDRMVTLLGDEENQKLLLKGPDTTSVILMMGLQGSGKTTTSAKLASRLKKEGRRVMLVAADLVRPAAILQLQVLGEAVGVPVFSIEGEKNPAKVAKAALAQAKKDQRDVLIVDTSGRMHLDETLMDEIQKVRDAISPDETLFVADAMTGQNAVTIAKEFQEKVGISGVVLSKFDSDTRGGAALSLRSVVGKPIKFIGVGEKIEDLDPFYPDRIASRILGMGDIVSLVEKAQSVVDENEAIRMQEKMAKNTFDLQDYLDQLNSMDKMGSIDQLLEMIPGAKGQVSEDDINTEEIRREKAIILSMTYAERTNYHIMGPTRRKRVAKGSGTTVSDVNRLLKKFEKMRLTMKKLAKNKKYQAAMLKQMGM, from the coding sequence ATGTTTGATTCAATAAGCGATAAGTTCTCCGGCATTATGCGTAGTCTTGCCGGAAAGTCCAAGATAACAGAGAAGAACGTTCAGGAAGCCGTCGAAGAAATTAAGATGGCATTGCTGGACGCTGATGTGAACCTTCGGGTTGTCAGGCGCTTCATCAATGGGACCATGGAAGAGGCCACAGGGGAGAAAGTCCTCAAGGCTGTCGACCCTGGTCAACAATTCGTGAAGATTGTCTATGATCGGATGGTCACTCTGCTTGGGGACGAGGAGAACCAGAAACTTCTGCTCAAGGGTCCTGATACCACTAGTGTAATCCTGATGATGGGTCTTCAGGGTTCTGGTAAGACCACAACATCAGCTAAACTGGCTTCACGCCTGAAAAAAGAAGGCCGTCGAGTCATGCTTGTTGCTGCAGACTTGGTAAGACCGGCTGCTATCCTGCAGCTTCAGGTTCTTGGTGAGGCAGTAGGGGTTCCCGTATTCAGTATTGAAGGGGAGAAAAACCCGGCAAAAGTGGCCAAGGCAGCACTTGCGCAGGCAAAGAAAGATCAGAGAGATGTATTGATTGTCGACACCAGTGGACGCATGCACCTTGACGAGACGCTGATGGATGAGATTCAGAAGGTCCGTGATGCAATTTCGCCTGATGAGACACTCTTTGTTGCCGATGCAATGACCGGACAGAATGCTGTTACCATTGCCAAGGAGTTCCAGGAGAAAGTTGGGATCAGTGGGGTTGTCCTCAGCAAGTTCGATAGTGACACACGTGGTGGTGCTGCACTCTCCCTTCGTTCTGTTGTGGGCAAACCGATTAAATTCATTGGTGTTGGTGAGAAGATTGAGGATCTTGATCCCTTCTACCCAGATCGTATTGCTAGCCGAATTCTCGGGATGGGCGACATTGTCTCGCTTGTTGAGAAAGCACAGAGTGTTGTTGATGAAAATGAAGCAATCCGCATGCAGGAGAAGATGGCAAAGAACACCTTCGATCTGCAAGACTACCTTGATCAATTGAACTCGATGGATAAGATGGGTTCAATCGACCAGCTTCTGGAAATGATTCCCGGTGCAAAGGGTCAGGTCAGCGAAGATGACATTAATACAGAGGAAATTCGTCGAGAGAAAGCAATTATCCTTTCAATGACCTATGCGGAACGAACGAATTACCATATAATGGGACCGACGAGACGTAAACGTGTTGCTAAAGGAAGCGGTACCACCGTTTCTGACGTAAATCGTTTGCTGAAAAAGTTTGAGAAAATGCGACTTACGATGAAGAAGTTAGCAAAAAATAAAAAATACCAGGCTGCAATGCTTAAACAGATGGGTATGTAG
- a CDS encoding KH domain-containing protein, protein MEKDLVEYIVKSLVDVPDEVSINVIEGEKSTILELKVASEDVGKVIGKQGRIAKAIRTILSASATKGGKRAVLEILD, encoded by the coding sequence GTGGAAAAAGATCTTGTTGAATACATTGTAAAATCACTAGTTGATGTCCCTGACGAGGTCAGTATCAATGTGATCGAGGGTGAAAAATCCACGATTCTTGAGCTGAAGGTAGCCAGTGAGGATGTCGGCAAGGTGATCGGCAAGCAAGGCCGTATTGCAAAGGCGATCAGGACCATCCTGAGCGCCTCAGCCACCAAGGGTGGCAAGCGTGCCGTGCTGGAAATACTGGACTGA
- the ltrA gene encoding group II intron reverse transcriptase/maturase has protein sequence MEVPKQNVKDSQLQLEGLFSEDSPEGEGRKTASVSVRKNPEEGNQPTITSEEESLLTKTLDHIVSLQNMRTAFMKVAGKKGAGGVDGMKTEELTQYLQNNYSMVRQSLLEGTYKPQPVRRVEIPKDNGKTRDLGIPTVIDRGIQMAIVQVLTRIYEPKFSESSFGFRPGRSAHDALEKCIEHAREGYVWVVDMDLEKFFDTVPQSRLLQLVSETIKDGRVISLLYKYLKGGVMVDGIRQETTIGVPQGGPLSPLLSNIMLNESDRELEKRGHRFVRYADDMMILCKSERAALRVMESTTKFLEKKLKLKVNREKTVVRRITNDIKFLGYGFYSSGEVKLKVHPQSWKKLRTKLKEILNKNNGWSYEFRKMRLAYLVRGWVNYFRLANAKQRLLQLDEWIRHKIRAVILKANWRVRSRYRLFRQQGVKHEEALSVANARQGTWALSGYWKVSRWLSVDVLRAHGYLFFSDMYGKLHRVM, from the coding sequence ATGGAAGTACCCAAACAGAACGTAAAAGACAGCCAACTTCAACTCGAAGGACTGTTTTCTGAGGATAGCCCGGAAGGCGAAGGTAGGAAAACAGCGTCTGTGTCTGTGAGGAAGAACCCAGAGGAAGGAAATCAACCAACGATCACTAGTGAAGAAGAGAGTCTCCTGACAAAGACACTGGACCACATTGTCAGTCTCCAGAATATGCGGACAGCATTCATGAAGGTTGCGGGCAAGAAAGGAGCAGGCGGGGTAGATGGGATGAAGACTGAGGAACTCACTCAGTACCTCCAGAACAACTACAGCATGGTACGCCAGAGTCTATTGGAAGGGACGTACAAGCCACAGCCGGTACGGAGGGTGGAAATACCTAAAGATAACGGCAAGACAAGGGACCTTGGAATTCCGACTGTCATAGACAGGGGAATCCAGATGGCAATCGTGCAGGTACTCACAAGGATCTATGAACCGAAATTCAGTGAATCGAGTTTTGGTTTCAGACCCGGAAGGAGTGCACACGATGCATTGGAAAAGTGTATCGAGCATGCCCGTGAAGGATACGTATGGGTGGTGGATATGGACTTGGAGAAATTCTTTGACACCGTTCCCCAGAGCAGATTACTGCAACTGGTGAGCGAGACGATTAAGGATGGACGAGTCATATCTCTGCTGTACAAATACCTGAAAGGCGGAGTCATGGTCGATGGCATCAGACAGGAAACGACCATCGGAGTACCTCAGGGTGGACCGTTGTCACCACTGTTGAGCAACATCATGCTGAACGAAAGTGACAGGGAACTTGAAAAGCGAGGTCATCGTTTCGTTCGGTATGCGGATGATATGATGATACTGTGTAAGAGTGAAAGGGCCGCATTAAGGGTGATGGAGAGTACCACGAAATTTCTTGAGAAGAAACTGAAGCTGAAAGTGAACAGGGAAAAGACCGTCGTTCGTAGAATTACCAACGACATAAAATTCCTTGGCTACGGATTCTACAGTAGTGGAGAGGTGAAACTGAAAGTCCATCCTCAAAGCTGGAAGAAACTGAGAACGAAACTGAAAGAGATTCTGAACAAGAACAACGGGTGGTCGTACGAATTCAGGAAGATGCGACTTGCATACCTTGTGAGAGGATGGGTGAACTATTTCCGACTGGCAAACGCTAAGCAGAGACTGTTACAGCTTGATGAATGGATTAGACACAAGATTCGGGCAGTGATTCTCAAAGCGAATTGGAGAGTACGGTCAAGATACCGGCTTTTCAGACAACAGGGCGTAAAACATGAGGAAGCACTCAGTGTAGCCAATGCGAGGCAAGGAACCTGGGCCCTGTCTGGATATTGGAAAGTGTCACGGTGGTTAAGTGTGGATGTGCTACGAGCACACGGATATCTCTTTTTCAGTGATATGTATGGGAAATTACACCGAGTGATGTAA
- the acpP gene encoding acyl carrier protein: MDSKEVFEKVKSLIAEKLEIDEGKITMNASFRKDLGADSLDTYELVYAIEEELGISIPDEKANEFETVKDAVDFLSAQL, encoded by the coding sequence ATGGATAGTAAAGAAGTATTTGAAAAAGTTAAATCATTGATTGCAGAGAAGCTCGAGATTGATGAGGGAAAAATCACCATGAACGCTTCCTTCAGAAAAGATCTTGGCGCAGACAGCTTGGATACATATGAGCTGGTATACGCTATCGAGGAAGAGCTTGGCATTTCCATCCCTGATGAGAAAGCTAATGAGTTCGAAACCGTTAAGGACGCAGTTGACTTCCTTTCCGCACAACTGTAA
- the rpsP gene encoding 30S ribosomal protein S16 encodes MRLKRFGTKKRPDYRIVVMDSRAKTQGRTLDEVGQYHPLAEKDQQVILKVEKIQDWLAKGAQPSDTVRALLNKNGVTVTRTVQE; translated from the coding sequence ATGAGACTGAAGAGATTTGGTACAAAGAAGAGACCTGACTACCGTATCGTGGTGATGGACTCCAGGGCAAAGACCCAGGGCAGGACCCTCGATGAGGTTGGTCAGTACCATCCTCTGGCTGAGAAAGATCAGCAGGTCATCTTGAAGGTTGAGAAAATTCAGGACTGGCTCGCTAAGGGTGCACAGCCTAGCGATACCGTAAGAGCCCTGCTCAATAAGAATGGCGTGACGGTGACCAGAACTGTCCAGGAATAA
- a CDS encoding DUF3276 family protein: MGQRGEVYSTRLVKNDRTYFFNVKENIYGDMFLNMVESKGTPESERFIRQSIIVYQEDLGEFLKELQKSLDFIKQNAKKD; the protein is encoded by the coding sequence GTGGGACAACGTGGAGAAGTGTATTCAACAAGACTTGTCAAAAATGACAGGACTTATTTCTTTAATGTAAAAGAGAACATCTATGGGGATATGTTCCTCAATATGGTGGAAAGCAAAGGTACTCCTGAAAGTGAGCGGTTTATCAGACAATCGATTATTGTGTACCAAGAAGATTTGGGAGAATTTTTGAAAGAACTGCAGAAATCATTGGATTTCATAAAACAGAACGCTAAGAAAGACTAA